A stretch of Haloprofundus halophilus DNA encodes these proteins:
- the tpiA gene encoding triose-phosphate isomerase, with amino-acid sequence MFILVNLKAYPCDPVEVASAARDVADDSGVRIAVAPQAAHLSRVAETDVETWAQHVSPVEYGSHTGSTLAEAVAEAGATGTLLNHSENRLKLADIDASMQAAERASLDTIVCANNPEQSGAVAALGPDAVAVEPPELIGGDVSVSSADPDIVRDAVDAVNAVDDGVDLFCGAGVSTGDDVTAAAELGAEGILLASGVAKAEDPRAALEDLVSEL; translated from the coding sequence ATGTTCATCCTGGTGAACCTGAAGGCGTATCCGTGCGACCCAGTCGAAGTAGCGTCGGCCGCCCGCGACGTCGCCGACGACTCCGGCGTCCGCATCGCCGTCGCGCCGCAGGCGGCGCACCTCTCGCGCGTCGCCGAGACCGACGTGGAGACATGGGCCCAGCACGTCAGTCCCGTCGAGTACGGCAGCCACACCGGCAGCACGCTCGCGGAGGCCGTCGCCGAGGCCGGCGCGACGGGCACGCTCCTCAACCACTCGGAGAACCGCCTCAAACTCGCCGACATCGACGCGTCGATGCAGGCCGCCGAGCGCGCGAGCCTCGACACTATCGTCTGCGCGAACAACCCCGAACAGTCCGGTGCCGTCGCGGCGCTCGGCCCGGACGCCGTCGCCGTCGAACCGCCGGAGCTCATCGGCGGCGACGTCTCGGTCAGCAGCGCCGACCCCGACATCGTCCGCGACGCCGTCGACGCGGTGAACGCCGTCGACGACGGCGTCGACCTGTTCTGCGGTGCGGGCGTCTCGACGGGCGACGACGTGACCGCCGCCGCAGAGTTGGGTGCGGAGGGTATCCTCCTCGCTAGCGGCGTCGCGAAGGCTGAGGACCCGCGGGCGGCGCTCGAAGACCTCGTCTCGGAACTGTAA
- a CDS encoding multiprotein bridging factor aMBF1 — protein MPQCEMCGAEQASLTTTKVEGAELELCENCKGFGTEVRTESTSSASTKYSTSSSGKSDASSSSSSSSSSSGGSRRRRRDMFDDMDEIAGDYDDRIREAREAEGLSQEDLAKRLNEKASLIRKLERGDILPSDAVRNKLERKLDISLTEGGNTDDADWSGGGSTTTTLGDVVKRKD, from the coding sequence ATGCCACAGTGCGAGATGTGTGGTGCCGAGCAGGCATCGCTCACAACCACGAAAGTCGAAGGTGCCGAACTCGAACTCTGTGAGAACTGCAAAGGGTTCGGGACCGAGGTCCGCACTGAATCCACCAGTTCCGCCTCGACGAAGTACTCCACCTCGTCGAGCGGGAAATCGGACGCTTCGTCCAGTTCCTCCTCGTCTTCGTCCTCGTCCGGAGGGTCTCGCCGTCGCCGGCGCGACATGTTCGACGATATGGACGAGATCGCCGGCGACTACGACGACCGAATCCGGGAGGCCCGCGAGGCCGAGGGTCTCAGCCAGGAGGACCTCGCCAAGCGACTCAACGAGAAGGCGAGTCTCATCCGCAAACTCGAACGCGGCGACATCCTCCCCAGCGACGCCGTGCGGAACAAGCTGGAGCGCAAACTCGACATCTCGCTCACCGAGGGCGGGAACACCGACGACGCGGACTGGTCCGGCGGCGGGTCGACGACGACGACGCTCGGCGACGTCGTCAAACGGAAAGACTGA
- a CDS encoding CDP-alcohol phosphatidyltransferase family protein, with protein sequence MTLDQLRPVADRLLDPLVTGANKLGLTPDGVSVIAFGFAVAAGGAFWVASPDATVWYVLGAFFVFVNGWLDLLDGALAREQGVASSGGDLLDHVLDRYADIAVLVGLAAGIGRYGLGLAAVTGVLMTSYLGTQIQAVGLGRQYGGLLGRADRLALVGLVGVVAAVVPGPLVAGLSLVGLLLVLFAVVGHFTALQRFWGAWSDLN encoded by the coding sequence ATGACGCTCGACCAACTGCGCCCCGTCGCCGACCGGCTGCTCGACCCGCTCGTGACGGGCGCGAACAAGTTGGGACTGACACCGGACGGCGTGAGCGTCATCGCCTTCGGCTTCGCCGTCGCCGCCGGCGGGGCGTTCTGGGTCGCGTCGCCGGACGCGACCGTCTGGTACGTTCTGGGCGCGTTCTTCGTCTTCGTCAACGGCTGGCTCGACCTGCTGGACGGCGCGCTCGCCCGCGAACAGGGCGTCGCCTCCTCGGGCGGCGACCTCCTGGACCACGTTCTCGACCGATACGCCGACATCGCCGTGTTGGTCGGTTTAGCGGCCGGAATCGGTCGCTACGGCCTCGGTCTCGCGGCCGTGACGGGCGTGTTGATGACTTCCTACCTCGGGACGCAGATTCAGGCGGTCGGCCTCGGTCGCCAGTACGGCGGCCTGCTGGGTCGCGCGGACCGACTCGCGCTCGTCGGCCTCGTCGGCGTCGTCGCCGCCGTCGTCCCCGGACCGCTCGTCGCCGGTCTCTCGCTGGTCGGGTTGCTGCTCGTGCTGTTCGCCGTCGTCGGTCACTTCACCGCGCTCCAGCGCTTCTGGGGCGCGTGGTCGGACCTGAACTGA
- a CDS encoding adenylate kinase family protein, which translates to MRVAVTGTPGTGKTSATALLEDEFAVAHLNDEVRDREFWTERDEERDSLVVDVQKLAAWVDEEYGEAGDSDDDGGDVTVVESHLAHLLSADRVVVLRCRPDVLESRLLDRGENEAKAAENRESEALDVILAEAVEENGVDSVYEIETTDRSPAAVAEAIRAVVAGDREPSAGTVDYLEYL; encoded by the coding sequence ATGAGAGTCGCCGTCACCGGCACGCCCGGCACCGGGAAGACGAGCGCCACGGCGCTGCTCGAAGACGAGTTCGCCGTCGCCCACCTCAACGACGAGGTGCGCGACCGTGAGTTCTGGACCGAACGCGACGAGGAGCGCGACTCGCTGGTCGTCGACGTCCAGAAGTTGGCGGCGTGGGTCGACGAGGAGTACGGCGAAGCGGGCGACTCCGACGACGACGGCGGCGACGTGACTGTCGTCGAGTCCCACCTCGCGCACCTCCTGTCCGCAGACCGCGTCGTCGTCCTCCGCTGTCGGCCGGACGTGCTCGAATCTCGCCTCCTCGACCGTGGCGAAAACGAGGCGAAAGCCGCGGAGAACCGAGAGAGCGAAGCGCTCGACGTGATTCTCGCCGAAGCGGTCGAAGAGAACGGCGTCGACTCCGTGTACGAAATCGAGACGACAGACCGGTCGCCGGCGGCCGTCGCCGAGGCGATTCGCGCCGTCGTCGCCGGCGACCGCGAGCCGTCGGCCGGCACGGTCGACTACCTGGAGTATCTATGA
- the hisC gene encoding histidinol-phosphate transaminase: MEPRDLSANSPYVPGRGIEEVARELGLDPDDLVKLSSNENPHGPSPDAVDAVEAAAPDLDVYPTTSHADLTEKLASKWDVAAEQVWVSPGADGAIDYLHRAMLDPGDGILVPEPGFAYYSMSARYVHGDSSTYGLSKGDDFAQTAENVLGAYDGERVVYLTSPHNPTGSEFPREELVSLLAAVDDHTLVVVDEAYGEYADQPSAVGLLGDHDNLAVLRTFSKAYGLAGLRIGYAVVPETWGDAYARVNTPFAANELACRAALAALDDGDHVEKSVESARWAREYLYENLDAPTWESAGNFVLAEVGDGTAVADACQREGVIVRDCSSFGLPACIRISCGTEEQTKRAVETLNRVLTEAKA; this comes from the coding sequence ATGGAACCACGGGACCTCTCCGCGAACTCACCGTACGTCCCCGGCCGGGGAATCGAGGAGGTCGCCCGCGAACTCGGTCTCGACCCCGACGACCTCGTGAAACTCTCGTCGAACGAGAACCCCCACGGGCCGAGTCCCGACGCGGTCGACGCCGTCGAAGCGGCCGCGCCGGACCTCGACGTCTACCCGACCACCTCCCACGCCGACCTCACGGAGAAACTGGCGTCGAAGTGGGACGTGGCCGCCGAACAGGTGTGGGTCAGCCCCGGCGCCGACGGCGCCATCGACTACCTCCACCGCGCGATGCTCGACCCGGGCGACGGGATTCTCGTCCCCGAACCCGGCTTCGCCTACTACTCGATGAGCGCGCGGTACGTCCACGGCGATTCGTCCACCTACGGTCTCTCGAAGGGCGACGACTTCGCGCAGACCGCCGAGAACGTCCTCGGCGCGTACGACGGCGAGCGCGTCGTCTACCTCACCTCGCCGCACAACCCGACCGGGTCGGAGTTCCCCCGCGAGGAACTCGTCTCGCTTCTCGCGGCCGTCGACGACCACACGCTCGTCGTCGTCGACGAAGCCTACGGCGAGTACGCCGACCAGCCAAGCGCGGTCGGCTTGCTCGGCGACCACGACAATCTCGCGGTCCTCCGCACGTTCTCGAAAGCGTACGGTCTCGCCGGCCTCCGTATCGGCTACGCCGTCGTGCCCGAGACGTGGGGCGACGCCTACGCCCGAGTCAACACGCCGTTCGCGGCGAACGAACTCGCCTGCCGCGCGGCGCTCGCCGCGCTCGACGACGGCGACCACGTCGAGAAGAGCGTCGAGAGCGCACGCTGGGCGCGCGAATACCTGTACGAGAACCTCGACGCGCCGACGTGGGAGAGCGCGGGCAACTTCGTGCTCGCCGAGGTCGGTGACGGAACCGCCGTCGCAGACGCCTGCCAGCGAGAGGGCGTCATCGTCCGCGACTGCTCGAGTTTCGGACTCCCCGCCTGCATCCGCATCTCCTGCGGTACCGAGGAGCAGACGAAACGCGCGGTGGAGACGCTCAACCGCGTTCTGACCGAGGCCAAAGCATGA
- a CDS encoding M24 family metallopeptidase, translating to MTDRYADRRSALFEELPESVETVYVAPSETLRYLSGLSMHQSERPTLLVLSREAGPAAVLPELETDRAADALGDDVPFYTYGDATDPTRAASEAFDRLAADRALSGEAAVEFRSTRVLEYTLLTDYHDPESIRDLEPAAAALRARKDESERDSMRKAARISDRVLQETFEDIEVGTTERDVERAIEKRVIDSDADGYAGGIVTAGERTAFPHANTGDTEIEEGDLVMIDFYIRVDGYFSDITRTVAVGDPGEECRDIYEVVREAARAGREAVAEGVEYQELDRAARQVVDDAGYGDYFPHRLGHGLGLEGHEPPYLVEGNDATLTVGNAFTVEPGVYVDGVGGVRIEDDVLLTEDGAEVLTETPRDLRVL from the coding sequence ATGACAGATAGATACGCCGACCGCCGGTCGGCGCTGTTCGAGGAACTCCCCGAGTCGGTCGAGACGGTGTACGTCGCCCCCAGCGAGACGCTTCGCTACCTCTCGGGGCTGTCGATGCACCAGAGCGAACGACCGACGCTGCTCGTGCTCTCGCGGGAGGCGGGACCGGCGGCCGTCCTCCCGGAACTGGAGACCGACCGCGCCGCCGACGCACTCGGCGACGACGTGCCGTTCTACACGTACGGCGACGCGACGGACCCGACGCGGGCGGCGAGCGAGGCGTTCGACCGGCTCGCCGCCGACAGGGCGTTGTCGGGCGAAGCCGCCGTCGAGTTTCGGTCGACCCGGGTGCTGGAGTACACCCTCCTCACCGACTACCACGACCCCGAGTCGATACGCGACCTCGAACCCGCCGCGGCGGCGCTCCGGGCCAGAAAGGACGAGTCCGAACGCGACTCGATGCGGAAGGCGGCGCGCATCAGCGACCGAGTGCTGCAGGAGACGTTCGAGGACATCGAAGTCGGCACGACCGAACGCGACGTGGAGCGAGCCATCGAAAAGCGCGTCATCGACAGCGACGCCGACGGCTACGCGGGCGGCATCGTCACCGCCGGCGAACGTACCGCCTTCCCGCACGCGAACACCGGCGACACGGAAATCGAGGAGGGCGACCTCGTGATGATAGACTTCTACATCCGGGTCGACGGCTACTTCTCGGATATCACCCGCACCGTCGCCGTCGGCGACCCCGGCGAGGAGTGCCGCGACATCTACGAAGTCGTCCGCGAGGCGGCTCGCGCCGGGCGCGAGGCCGTCGCCGAGGGCGTCGAGTATCAGGAACTCGACCGCGCCGCGCGGCAGGTCGTCGACGACGCCGGCTACGGCGACTACTTCCCCCACCGACTCGGCCACGGCCTCGGGTTGGAGGGTCACGAGCCGCCGTACCTGGTCGAAGGTAACGACGCGACGCTCACCGTCGGCAACGCGTTCACCGTCGAACCGGGCGTCTACGTCGACGGCGTCGGCGGCGTCAGAATCGAAGACGACGTGTTGTTGACCGAAGACGGAGCGGAAGTGCTGACCGAGACGCCGCGAGACCTGCGAGTTCTGTAG
- a CDS encoding metal-dependent hydrolase: MELTWHGHSTWYVTVGDTDLLIDPFFDNPKTSLDPSDVDDPDYVLLTHGHADHIGHAGEFSDATLVAVPELVSYAKEEMGFEDAVGGMGMNIGGTVECGDAYVTMHRADHTNGVNTGYEYDVGMPGGFVISDTKPTQVSDDESTTFYHAGDTGLMTEMREVIGPYLEPDAAALPIGDHFTMGPWQAAIAADWLDVDYAYPMHYDTFPPIEQDTDDFRREVEATGSDAEVVVPEADESFTLEEGY, from the coding sequence ATGGAACTCACCTGGCACGGACATTCGACGTGGTACGTCACCGTCGGCGACACCGACCTGCTCATCGACCCGTTCTTCGACAACCCGAAGACGTCGCTCGACCCGTCGGACGTCGACGACCCCGACTACGTGCTCCTCACTCACGGCCACGCCGACCACATCGGCCACGCCGGCGAGTTCTCCGACGCAACGCTCGTCGCGGTGCCGGAGCTCGTCTCCTACGCGAAAGAGGAGATGGGCTTCGAGGACGCCGTCGGCGGCATGGGGATGAACATCGGCGGCACCGTCGAGTGCGGCGACGCCTACGTGACGATGCACCGCGCCGACCACACCAACGGCGTCAACACCGGCTACGAGTACGACGTCGGGATGCCGGGCGGGTTCGTCATCTCCGACACCAAGCCGACGCAGGTGTCCGACGACGAGTCGACCACCTTCTACCACGCGGGCGACACCGGCCTGATGACCGAGATGCGCGAGGTCATCGGTCCGTACCTCGAACCCGACGCCGCGGCGCTACCCATCGGCGACCACTTCACGATGGGCCCGTGGCAGGCCGCCATCGCCGCCGACTGGCTCGACGTCGACTACGCGTACCCGATGCACTACGACACGTTCCCGCCCATCGAACAGGACACCGACGACTTCCGGCGCGAAGTGGAGGCGACGGGGTCCGACGCCGAAGTCGTCGTCCCCGAAGCCGACGAGTCGTTCACCCTCGAAGAGGGGTACTGA